Proteins from one Panthera leo isolate Ple1 chromosome D1, P.leo_Ple1_pat1.1, whole genome shotgun sequence genomic window:
- the ACTN3 gene encoding alpha-actinin-3: MMMVMQPEGLGVREGPFAGGGGGGEYMEQEEDWDRDLLLDPAWEKQQRKTFTAWCNSHLRKAGTQIENIEEDFRNGLKLMLLLEVISGERLPRPDKGKMRFHKIANVNKALDFIASKGVKLVSIGAEEIVDGNLKMTLGMIWTIILRFAIQDISVEETSAKEGLLLWCQRKTAPYRNVNVQNFHTSWKDGLALCALIHRHRPDLIDYAKLRKDDPIGNLNTAFEVAEKYLDIPRMLDAEDIVNTPKPDEKAIMTYVSCFYHAFAGAEQVRGPPAPAAWAGLVVRHLEVLGPMWVGVPLSQPHMLRLWGTQKQRHLVWELPPHPERCAPLSARSQILRALQRKAVSGKAVAHSSAHLFGLPRQAETAANRICKVLAVNQENEKLMEEYEKLASELLEWIRRTIPWLENRVGEPSMSAMQRKLEDFRDYRRLHKPPRVQEKCQLEINFNTLQTKLRLSHRPAFMPSEGKLVSDIANAWRGLEQVEKGYEDWLLSEIRRLQRLQHLAEKFQQKASLHETWTRGKEDMLSQRDYESASLQEVRALLRRHEAFESDLAAHQDRVEHIAALAQELNELDYHDAASVNSRCQAICDQWDNLGTLTQKRRDALERMEKLLETIDQLQLEFARRAAPFNNWLDGAVEDLQDVWLVHSVEETQSLLTAHDQFKATLPEADRERGAILGIQGEIQKICQTYGLRPSSTNPYINLTPQDINAKWDMVRKLVPSRDQTLQEELARQQVNERLRRQFAAQANAVGPWIQAKVEEVGRLAAGMAGSLEEQMAGLRQQEQNIINYKSNIDRLEGDHQLLQESLVFDNKHTVYSMEHIRVGWEQLLTSIARTINEVENQVLTRDAKGLSQEQLNEFRASFNHFDRKRNGMMEPDDFRACLISMGYDLGEVEFARIMTMVDPNAAGVVTFQAFIDFMTRETAETDTAEQVVASFKILAGDKNYITPEELRRELPAEQAEYCIRRMAPYKGSGAPAGALDYVAFSSALYGESDL, from the exons ATGATGATGGTTATGCAGCCCGAGGGtctgggggtcagggaggggcccttcgcgggcggcggcgggggcggcgagTACATGGAACAGGAGGAGGACTGGGACCGCGACCTACTGCTGGACCCGGCCTGGGAGAAGCAGCAGCGGAAA ACCTTCACTGCCTGGTGCAACTCACACCTGCGCAAGGCCGGCACCCAGATTGAAAATATCGAGGAGGATTTCCGCAATGGCCTCAAACTCATGTTGCTCTTGGAGGTCATTTCAG GAGAGAGGCTACCCAGGCCAGACAAAGGCAAGATGCGCTTCCACAAGATCGCCAATGTCAACAAGGCCCTGGACTTCATTGCCAGCAAGGGGGTTAAGCTGGTGTCCATTGGTGCCGAAG AGATTGTTGACGGGAACCTGAAGATGACCCTGGGCATGATCTGGACCATCATCCTTCGCTTCGCCATCCAGGACATCTCTGTGGAGG aaACCTCGGCCAAGGAAGGCTTGCTCCTGTGGTGCCAGCGGAAGACAGCGCCGTACCGCAACGTCAATGTGCAGAACTTCCACACCAG CTGGAAGGATGGCCTGGCTCTCTGTGCTCTCATCCACCGACACCGCCCTGACCTCATCGACTATGCCAAACTGCGCAAG GATGACCCCATTGGCAACCTAAACACTGCCTTTGAGGTGGCGGAGAAATACTTGGACATCCCCAGGATGTTGGATGCCGAAG ACATCGTGAACACCCCAAAGCCTGATGAGAAGGCCATCATGACCTATGTTTCCTGCTTCTACCACGCCTTCGCCGGGGCTGAGCAGGTAAGGGGGCCCCCCGCTCCTGCTGCCTGGGCTGGGCTTGTGGTCCGACATTTGGAGGTGCTGGGCCCCATGTGGGTGGGAGTGCCACTGTCCCAGCCACATATGCTCAGGCTCTGGGGAACTCAGAAGCAGAGGCATCTGGTCTGGGAGCTCCCTCCTCATCCTGAAAGATGTGCTCCCCTATCTGCACGGAGCCAAATTTTAAGGGCTTTACAGAGGAAAGCTGTGTCAGGGAAAGCAGTAGCTCATTCTAGTGCCCACCTTTTCGGCCTCCCGCGACAGGCAGAGACGGCTGCCAACAGGATCTGTAAGGTGCTGGCTGTGAACCAGGAGAACGAGAAGCTGATGGAGGAGTACGAGAAGCTTGCCAGTGAG CTGCTGGAGTGGATCCGCCGCACCATACCGTGGCTGGAGAACCGTGTGGGCGAGCCCAGCATGAGTGCCATGCAGCGCAAGCTGGAGGACTTCCGGGACTACCGGCGCCTGCACAAGCCGCCCCGAGTGCAGGAGAAGTGCCAGCTGGAAATCAACTTCAATACGCTGCAGACCAAGCTGCGGCTGAGCCACCGGCCCGCCTTCATGCCCTCGGAGGGCAAGCTCGTCTCG GACATCGCCAACGCATGGCGTGGGCTGGAGCAGGTGGAGAAAGGCTACGAGGACTGGCTGCTCTCGGAGATCCGTCGCCTGCAGCGGCTCCAGCACCTGGCTGAGAAATTCCAGCAGAAGGCCTCCTTGCACGAAACCTGGACCCGGG ggaaggaggacatGCTGAGCCAGCGGGACTACGAGTCGGCCTCGCTGCAGGAGGTGCGGGCGTTGCTGCGGCGCCACGAGGCCTTTGAGAGCGACCTGGCGGCGCACCAGGACCGCGTGGAGCACATCGCCGCTCTGGCCCAGGAGCTCAA TGAGCTGGACTACCATGATGCGGCCTCGGTGAACAGCCGTTGCCAGGCCATCTGTGACCAGTGGGACAACCTGGGCACACTGACCCAGAAGAGGAGGGACGCGCTGGAG CGGATGGAGAAGCTCCTGGAGACCATTGACCAGCTGCAGCTGGAGTTCGCCCGGCGGGCGGCACCCTTCAACAACTGGCTGGATGGTGCCGTGGAGGACCTGCAGGATGTGTGGCTGGTGCACTCAGTGGAGGAGACCCAG AGCCTGCTGACTGCACACGACCAATTCAAGGCTACGTTGCCCGAGGCTGACCGAGAAAGAGGGGCCATCCTGGGTATCCAGGGTGAGATCCAGAAGATCTGCCAAACGTACGGGCTGCGGCCCAGCTCCACCAACCCCTACATCAACCTCACACCGCAGGACATCAACGCTAAGTGGGATATG GTCCGAAAGCTGGTGCCCAGCCGTGACCAGACGCTGCAGGAGGAGCTGGCCCGGCAGCAGGTGAACGAGAGGCTCCGGAGACAGTTTGCAGCTCAAGCCAATGCTGTTGGGCCCTGGATCCAGGCGAAGGTGGAG GAGGTGGGGCGCCTAGCAGCAGGGATGGCCGGGTCTCTGGAGGAACAGATGGCTGGGCTGCGGCAACAGGAGCAGAACATCATCAACTACAAGAGCAACATTGACCGGCTGGAGGGCGACCACCAGCTTCTGCAGGAGAGCCTGGTGTTCGACAACAAGCACACCGTCTACAGCATGGAG CACATCCGCGTAGGCTGGGAGCAGCTGCTCACCTCCATCGCCCGCACTATCAATGAGGTGGAGAACCAGGTACTGACCCGAGACGCCAAGGGCCTGAGCCAGGAGCAGCTCAACGAGTTCCGGGCGTCCTTCAACCACTTTGACCGG AAGCGGAATGGGATGATGGAGCCTGACGACTTCCGAGCTTGCCTCATCTCCATGGGCTATGACCTG GGAGAAGTGGAGTTTGCTCGCATTATGACCATGGTGGACCCCAACGCAGCCGGAGTTGTGACCTTCCAGGCATTCATTGACTTCATGACACGAGAGACAGCCGAGACCGACACAGCTGAGCAAGTTGTGGCCTCCTTCAAGATCCTGGCAGGAGATAAG AACTACATCACCCCTGAGGAGCTGCGGCGGGAGCTCCCAGCTGAGCAGGCCGAGTATTGCATCCGCCGTATGGCACCCTACAAAGGCTCCGGGGCTCCAGCTGGTGCTCTGGACTATGTGGCCTTCTCCAGTGCCCTCTATGGGGAGAGTGACCTCTGA
- the ZDHHC24 gene encoding probable palmitoyltransferase ZDHHC24 isoform X2: MLEPDYNRIRLLEPEHSFRTWMVDPEDVSFIHLQIFNEHLLCASYCYQCQSQVPPRSGHCSACRVCILRRDHHCRLLGRCVGFRNYRPFLCLLLHAAGVLLHVSVLLGPALSALLRAHAPLHIAALLLLPWLMLLTGRVSLAQFALAFVTDTCVAGALLCGAGLLFHGMLLLRGQTTWEWARGQHSYDLGPCHNLQAALGPRWVLVWLWPFLASPLPGDGITFQTAADVGLTAS; the protein is encoded by the exons ATGTTAGAACCAGATTATAATAGGATCCGCTTGTTAGAGCCGGAACACTCTTTTAGAACCTGGATGGTAGATCCTGAAGACGTATCATTCATTCActtgcaaatatttaatgagcacctgctatgtgcaaG TTACTGCTACCAGTGCCAAAGCCAGGTGCCACCACGCAGTGGGCATTGCTCCGCCTGCCGCGTCTGCATCCTTCGTCGGGATCACCACTGTCGCCTGCTGGGCCGCTGCGTGGGATTCCGCAACTACCGGCCCTTCCTGTGCCTGTTGCTTCATGCTGCGGGCGTCCTGCTCCACGTCTCTGTGCTGCTGGGTCCTGCCCTGTCGGCCCTCCTGCGAGCCCATGCACCCCTCCACATCGCGGCCCTCCTCCTGCTGCCCTGGCTCATGCTGCTCACAG GCAGAGTGTCTCTGGCGCAGTTTGCCCTGGCCTTTGTGACCGACACGTGTGTGGCAGGTGCACTGTTGTGCGGGGCTGGGCTGCTCTTCCATGGGATGCTGTTGCTGCGGGGCCAGACCACGTGGGAGTGGGCTCGGGGCCAGCACTCTTATGATCTGGGCCCTTGCCACAACCTGCAGGCGGCCCTGGGGCCCCGCTGGGTCCTTGTCTGGCTCTGGCCCTTCCTGGCCTCCCCCTTGCCCGGAGACGGGATCACCTTCCAGACTGCAGCTGATGTGGGCCTCACAGCCTCCTGA
- the ZDHHC24 gene encoding probable palmitoyltransferase ZDHHC24 isoform X1, protein MGQPWAAGSAEGAPARLPLVLTALWATAVGLELAYVLVLGPGPPPLGPLARALQLVLAAFQLLNLLGNVGLFLRSDPSIRGVMLAGRGLGQGWAYCYQCQSQVPPRSGHCSACRVCILRRDHHCRLLGRCVGFRNYRPFLCLLLHAAGVLLHVSVLLGPALSALLRAHAPLHIAALLLLPWLMLLTGRVSLAQFALAFVTDTCVAGALLCGAGLLFHGMLLLRGQTTWEWARGQHSYDLGPCHNLQAALGPRWVLVWLWPFLASPLPGDGITFQTAADVGLTAS, encoded by the exons ATGGGGCAGCCCTGGGCGGCGGGGAGCGCGGAGGGGGCGCCCGCGCGGCTGCCCCTCGTGCTCACTGCGCTGTGGGCCACGGCTGTGGGCTTGGAGCTGGCCTATGTGCTAGTTCTGGGTCCCGGGCCACCCCCGCTGGGACCCCTGGCTCGGGCCTTGCAGCTAGTGCTGGCCGCCTTCCAGCTGCTCAACCTGCTGGGCAACGTGGGGCTCTTCCTGCGCTCCGATCCCAGCATCCGGGGCGTGATGCTGGCCGGCCGCGGtctgggccagggctgggc TTACTGCTACCAGTGCCAAAGCCAGGTGCCACCACGCAGTGGGCATTGCTCCGCCTGCCGCGTCTGCATCCTTCGTCGGGATCACCACTGTCGCCTGCTGGGCCGCTGCGTGGGATTCCGCAACTACCGGCCCTTCCTGTGCCTGTTGCTTCATGCTGCGGGCGTCCTGCTCCACGTCTCTGTGCTGCTGGGTCCTGCCCTGTCGGCCCTCCTGCGAGCCCATGCACCCCTCCACATCGCGGCCCTCCTCCTGCTGCCCTGGCTCATGCTGCTCACAG GCAGAGTGTCTCTGGCGCAGTTTGCCCTGGCCTTTGTGACCGACACGTGTGTGGCAGGTGCACTGTTGTGCGGGGCTGGGCTGCTCTTCCATGGGATGCTGTTGCTGCGGGGCCAGACCACGTGGGAGTGGGCTCGGGGCCAGCACTCTTATGATCTGGGCCCTTGCCACAACCTGCAGGCGGCCCTGGGGCCCCGCTGGGTCCTTGTCTGGCTCTGGCCCTTCCTGGCCTCCCCCTTGCCCGGAGACGGGATCACCTTCCAGACTGCAGCTGATGTGGGCCTCACAGCCTCCTGA